A window of the Lentisphaera araneosa HTCC2155 genome harbors these coding sequences:
- the topA gene encoding type I DNA topoisomerase: MSKKNLVIVESPAKAKTIEKILGKDFEVKASFGHVRDLPQRKLGVDPDNDFEPEYQVSADKKKVIAELKSSAKNCENIYLAPDPDREGEAIAWHLYEILKKQSKAEFKRVTFNEITKSAIKSAFDKAHDVDMHRVDAQQARRILDRLVGYKVSPLLWKRNARSAGRVQTVALRLICEREKAIRAFTPEEYWSLQAELKNQAADAQSFISKLDKIDGKKPHIPNEETSSKIVGELEGSQFRVKDIESKDRKKRPAPPFITSTLQQAASSNLRFSPSRTMSLAQKLYEGRDLGSEGTAGLITYMRTDSVAIAKEAQNAAIDFVNHIYGSEFSPDKPNFYKSKNSAQGGHEAIRPTDVTRTPKKMAPYLNDDELKLYTLIWKRFVASQMVPALYRQDSITFLPENIGMSHEYLFKITGSVLIFDGFMKVYNFSDDGSQDGESKDVILPQLKEGEICDLLQLIPKQHFTEPPPRFSEATLVKELEANGVGRPSTYASIIRTIQDREYVFKDKGRLNPSDKGMESCDFLITTLPSLFEVTFTAHMEELLDKVEHGDLEWTKMLGDFYSGFKDWLEDAKTAGAPDKSIFAGVIDIIPQDITYQPVTGKGKNAFSDEEFIGSIRESLEENKALSEKQWQTLLKVLLRYDNIMPDLKEKAAELGFDTELNEVIAKAEEEKKINVDSNATELLALLENVTFEEPQKPAKGRRAFNEANFYKSLKTQSESGRNLSVNQINALKKMVLKYQKQVENFEAKAAELKLEIPEEAVIDPEESKEITALLKALSSVTEWNAPTKRGRMTYDDKSFYESLSSNFANKGSLTPRQSAALKKCVGRYKEKIPAELFPEGLADAKSGGEEKTDVKCPKCDSPIVKKVGKRGPFYACSGFPKCKNLANSLDKFTEES, translated from the coding sequence ATGAGTAAAAAAAATTTAGTAATTGTGGAATCGCCTGCAAAAGCGAAAACAATTGAAAAAATTCTAGGTAAAGATTTTGAAGTAAAAGCATCTTTCGGTCATGTACGTGATTTACCTCAACGAAAATTAGGTGTCGACCCAGACAACGATTTTGAGCCTGAATATCAGGTAAGTGCCGATAAAAAGAAAGTTATCGCCGAATTAAAAAGCTCCGCAAAAAATTGCGAAAACATTTACCTCGCTCCGGACCCGGACCGCGAAGGAGAGGCCATTGCTTGGCACCTCTATGAAATACTCAAGAAGCAGAGTAAAGCCGAATTTAAACGAGTTACTTTTAACGAGATTACTAAATCAGCCATCAAAAGCGCTTTTGACAAAGCTCACGATGTGGACATGCATCGTGTTGACGCTCAACAAGCCCGCCGAATCCTCGACCGACTTGTTGGCTACAAAGTCAGTCCCTTATTATGGAAAAGAAACGCCCGTAGTGCAGGACGTGTTCAGACAGTTGCCCTTCGTCTTATTTGCGAACGTGAAAAAGCTATTCGTGCCTTCACCCCAGAAGAATACTGGAGCTTGCAGGCCGAACTCAAGAATCAGGCAGCAGATGCCCAATCCTTTATTTCTAAGCTCGATAAAATTGACGGTAAAAAACCTCACATCCCCAACGAAGAGACTTCAAGTAAAATCGTTGGCGAATTAGAGGGCAGCCAATTCAGAGTTAAAGATATAGAATCTAAAGATCGCAAAAAACGCCCTGCACCTCCCTTTATTACAAGTACGCTGCAGCAGGCTGCAAGTTCAAACTTGCGTTTCAGCCCGAGTAGAACGATGTCTTTGGCACAGAAGCTTTATGAAGGTCGCGATCTCGGCAGTGAAGGAACGGCGGGTTTAATCACTTATATGAGAACAGACTCTGTTGCCATTGCTAAAGAAGCCCAAAATGCGGCTATCGACTTTGTTAACCATATTTATGGTAGTGAGTTTTCGCCTGATAAACCGAACTTCTACAAATCGAAAAACTCTGCTCAAGGTGGTCACGAAGCCATCCGTCCTACCGATGTCACTCGCACACCGAAAAAAATGGCTCCTTACCTCAACGATGACGAGCTCAAGCTCTACACGCTCATTTGGAAGCGTTTTGTGGCCAGTCAAATGGTTCCTGCGCTCTATCGCCAAGACAGCATCACTTTCTTGCCTGAAAACATCGGAATGAGTCACGAATACCTCTTCAAGATCACTGGTTCCGTATTAATCTTTGATGGTTTCATGAAAGTATACAATTTTTCCGATGATGGCAGTCAAGATGGCGAAAGTAAAGACGTCATTTTACCCCAACTCAAAGAAGGTGAAATCTGCGATCTGCTGCAATTGATTCCTAAGCAACACTTCACTGAACCACCTCCCCGTTTCTCTGAAGCAACACTCGTCAAAGAATTAGAAGCTAACGGCGTTGGCCGTCCATCTACTTACGCATCAATCATTCGTACCATCCAAGATCGTGAATACGTTTTTAAAGATAAAGGCCGCCTCAATCCTTCTGATAAAGGTATGGAGAGCTGCGATTTCCTCATCACGACACTTCCTTCTTTATTTGAAGTGACATTTACGGCCCACATGGAAGAGCTCTTGGACAAAGTTGAACACGGTGACCTTGAGTGGACTAAGATGCTTGGCGACTTCTACTCAGGCTTCAAAGACTGGCTAGAAGATGCCAAGACCGCTGGCGCACCAGACAAGAGTATTTTTGCGGGTGTCATCGACATCATCCCACAAGATATCACCTATCAGCCTGTAACAGGCAAAGGTAAAAACGCTTTTAGTGACGAAGAATTTATTGGTTCTATTCGCGAAAGTCTCGAAGAAAACAAAGCTCTTTCTGAAAAACAATGGCAAACGCTTCTCAAAGTCTTACTGAGATATGACAACATCATGCCTGATCTCAAAGAAAAAGCAGCTGAACTCGGTTTCGACACTGAACTAAATGAAGTCATTGCAAAAGCTGAAGAAGAGAAAAAAATCAATGTCGATAGCAATGCTACTGAATTACTTGCACTCCTAGAAAACGTCACTTTTGAAGAACCACAGAAACCTGCTAAAGGCCGTCGTGCCTTCAACGAAGCAAATTTCTACAAATCTCTCAAAACTCAGAGCGAATCTGGACGTAACCTCAGTGTTAACCAAATTAATGCCCTCAAAAAGATGGTTCTGAAATATCAGAAACAAGTCGAGAATTTTGAAGCTAAAGCCGCGGAACTCAAACTCGAGATCCCAGAAGAAGCCGTCATCGACCCTGAAGAAAGCAAAGAAATCACTGCCCTTCTCAAAGCTCTCTCAAGCGTCACTGAATGGAATGCTCCAACAAAACGCGGTCGCATGACTTATGATGACAAAAGTTTCTACGAGTCTCTCTCCAGCAACTTCGCTAACAAAGGCTCTTTAACGCCGCGTCAATCAGCCGCACTCAAAAAGTGCGTCGGTCGTTACAAGGAAAAAATTCCTGCTGAATTATTCCCTGAAGGCTTAGCTGACGCTAAATCGGGTGGCGAAGAAAAGACGGATGTAAAATGCCCAAAATGTGATTCTCCCATCGTCAAAAAAGTTGGGAAACGCGGACCTTTTTACGCTTGCTCTGGCTTCCCTAAATGTAAGAACCTTGCCAATTCTTTAGATAAATTCACTGAAGAAAGCTAA
- the dprA gene encoding DNA-processing protein DprA yields MNSEIIHDVCLNMLPGVGPRTYNKLVKKFKKSENIFKASRKELLKCPGIGPRVAEEILNHERNYDPREELERARLADIKIINRQDPLYPESLRNIYDAPIILYIRGNAHLLKNYDRNIAIVGTRRPTNYGLQMTEALATEASYASWTIISGLAVGIDSKAHHTAVQLKRPTIAILGGGIGKIYPKDNLKLARDICDHGALVSEYPILFPPDRRTFPMRNRIIAALSRSVLVVEAGLNSGSLITANQALEYGRSVFALPGRVDIPQSRGCHQLLKQGAILTESFKDIYEEFNLELGSNRKSAKKEQTEKQENREFDLQLDENERRIMEILKSGELHVDKICELSELNVGQVLATLLGLETHKLIRLLPGKKYELTNRRQYE; encoded by the coding sequence ATGAACAGTGAAATCATACATGATGTTTGCCTGAATATGTTACCTGGCGTTGGACCGCGTACATATAATAAACTGGTCAAAAAGTTTAAAAAATCTGAAAATATTTTCAAGGCTTCAAGAAAGGAGCTACTTAAATGCCCAGGCATTGGGCCGCGAGTTGCCGAAGAGATCCTTAATCATGAAAGAAATTATGATCCTCGAGAAGAACTCGAACGGGCACGCTTGGCCGATATTAAAATCATCAACCGCCAAGACCCACTCTACCCCGAAAGCCTTAGGAACATTTACGATGCACCTATTATCCTCTATATAAGAGGCAATGCGCATTTGTTAAAAAACTACGACCGCAACATAGCGATAGTCGGAACACGGCGCCCGACAAACTATGGCCTTCAGATGACAGAAGCCCTTGCTACAGAAGCAAGCTATGCTTCGTGGACAATTATCTCTGGACTTGCAGTTGGCATAGACTCCAAAGCTCATCACACTGCTGTTCAACTCAAGAGACCGACAATTGCCATTCTTGGCGGTGGAATTGGTAAAATCTACCCAAAAGACAACTTAAAATTAGCTCGAGATATTTGTGATCATGGGGCGCTCGTGAGTGAATACCCCATCTTATTTCCACCCGACAGAAGGACCTTCCCCATGCGCAATCGAATTATCGCCGCTCTTTCACGCTCAGTACTTGTGGTCGAAGCGGGATTAAATAGCGGCTCTCTGATCACCGCTAACCAAGCCTTGGAATATGGGCGTTCCGTTTTCGCCCTTCCAGGACGGGTCGACATCCCGCAATCACGAGGATGTCATCAACTTTTAAAACAAGGTGCCATCCTCACAGAGAGTTTTAAAGATATTTATGAAGAATTTAATCTTGAGCTTGGCTCCAATAGGAAAAGCGCGAAAAAAGAACAAACAGAAAAGCAAGAGAATCGTGAGTTCGACTTGCAATTAGACGAAAACGAGCGAAGAATTATGGAAATTTTAAAATCCGGTGAACTGCATGTGGACAAAATTTGTGAATTATCTGAGTTAAATGTTGGTCAAGTCTTAGCCACCCTGCTAGGTTTAGAGACACACAAACTTATCAGACTACTTCCCGGAAAAAAGTACGAACTTACAAATCGAAGGCAATATGAGTAA
- a CDS encoding DUF1559 domain-containing protein: MKTLIKSKSFSIVEVIVVCAVVAILSSLIMSASSSVREAGRKTTCLNNLKQIQAIYEAYRKDHRKAPAGDILLLNDFTFASEYISESDLETFICPGDESNELLARGIDGLDGYTSYSYVPIDHLSNGLVTSGNELASSEEVQLASMKLVAFDKDDGNHHGNRNIVYFHGSGNSKSGIAQTLKRGTFSDLALLDTPDNASEADDNASSEEEEADDNASNEQEEADDNASNEEEEADDNASNEEEEADDDASNEEEEADDNASNEEEEADDNASNEEEEADDNASNEEEEADDNALEEAQEELEAREDELVEASDEADEALEDAQEAEEAAEAAEAAEEAAREEAEEAANDAKEVAEEAARKEEALEQAKEALENGPQGYDSQNVTLPDDNKGSVVTVNTDVTVTLELIGSGFSSNSIYSDITVGNETYKWEDEGGDAHTRHVVGVEGLAIDLDVETGLTIAVNGRSSYYDSSNLQGKDNLMVYRDGDKATSVGGYNGQDSVKTFLSDYIDKDGYVTIGADQVIFLMELGTTNKSKSYYDMQDLVVLATFEVVATEEDVAELEKQVQEAKEALITATTDANAAAEAAAEAAAKAETAVIAAEAAAEAAAEAAEDVEAAEEAVLEAEETEKMCRNGNTQNQNNGFGNGDQDAPGNSLENNNAENAQGNNGNTNPNSTSSEADNSAEIAELEEKIEEWTTKHQKFVKNGKKNKAKNILKKIEAAQAELEALN, from the coding sequence ATGAAGACGCTGATAAAAAGCAAAAGCTTCTCGATTGTAGAAGTCATTGTAGTTTGCGCAGTTGTGGCGATTCTGTCTTCACTGATCATGAGTGCAAGTAGCTCAGTTCGTGAAGCTGGAAGAAAAACAACCTGTTTAAATAACCTCAAACAAATCCAAGCTATATACGAAGCTTATAGAAAAGATCATCGTAAGGCTCCTGCCGGTGATATTTTATTATTAAATGATTTCACTTTCGCTAGTGAGTATATCTCTGAGAGCGACTTGGAAACGTTTATTTGTCCTGGAGATGAATCCAATGAACTTCTAGCAAGAGGCATAGATGGTTTAGATGGTTATACTTCTTATTCTTATGTTCCTATTGATCATTTAAGTAATGGACTTGTTACTAGTGGTAATGAATTAGCTAGTAGTGAAGAAGTTCAACTGGCGTCAATGAAATTAGTTGCATTTGATAAAGATGATGGAAATCACCATGGTAATAGGAATATTGTTTATTTTCACGGTTCTGGAAATAGTAAATCAGGTATTGCTCAAACATTAAAAAGAGGGACATTTTCAGACCTTGCTCTCCTAGATACTCCGGACAACGCCTCAGAAGCTGATGACAACGCCTCAAGCGAGGAAGAAGAAGCTGATGACAATGCCTCTAACGAGCAAGAAGAAGCTGATGATAACGCCTCAAATGAGGAAGAAGAAGCTGATGATAATGCCTCAAACGAGGAAGAAGAAGCTGATGATGACGCCTCAAACGAGGAAGAAGAAGCTGATGATAATGCCTCAAACGAGGAAGAAGAAGCTGATGATAACGCCTCAAACGAGGAAGAAGAAGCTGATGATAACGCCTCAAACGAGGAAGAAGAAGCTGACGATAATGCATTAGAAGAAGCTCAAGAAGAACTAGAAGCTCGTGAAGATGAATTAGTTGAAGCCTCTGATGAAGCCGATGAAGCCTTAGAAGATGCTCAAGAAGCCGAAGAAGCTGCTGAAGCTGCTGAAGCTGCTGAAGAGGCTGCAAGAGAAGAAGCCGAAGAAGCTGCAAATGACGCTAAAGAAGTTGCTGAAGAAGCTGCTAGGAAGGAAGAGGCCCTTGAACAAGCTAAAGAAGCTTTAGAAAATGGACCGCAAGGTTACGATAGCCAGAACGTAACTCTGCCAGATGATAATAAAGGTAGTGTCGTTACAGTTAATACAGATGTTACAGTTACCTTGGAGCTCATTGGCTCAGGTTTTTCTTCAAATTCTATCTATTCAGATATCACAGTTGGTAATGAAACCTATAAGTGGGAAGATGAAGGTGGGGATGCTCACACAAGACACGTCGTTGGTGTGGAAGGTTTGGCTATAGACTTAGATGTTGAGACCGGCTTAACTATTGCAGTTAACGGTAGAAGTTCATATTATGACTCATCCAACCTTCAAGGAAAAGATAACTTAATGGTTTACAGAGATGGCGACAAAGCGACTTCAGTTGGTGGCTATAATGGTCAAGATTCAGTTAAAACATTTTTAAGTGATTATATCGATAAAGATGGTTATGTAACAATTGGTGCAGATCAAGTCATTTTCCTGATGGAATTAGGTACGACTAATAAAAGTAAATCTTATTACGATATGCAGGATTTAGTTGTCTTGGCAACTTTTGAGGTTGTTGCGACAGAGGAAGATGTAGCAGAGCTTGAGAAACAAGTTCAAGAAGCAAAAGAAGCTCTCATAACTGCAACTACTGATGCGAATGCCGCTGCAGAAGCTGCTGCTGAGGCAGCCGCAAAAGCTGAGACCGCAGTAATCGCTGCTGAGGCCGCTGCTGAGGCTGCTGCAGAAGCTGCTGAAGATGTCGAAGCTGCTGAAGAGGCTGTGCTTGAGGCAGAAGAAACAGAAAAAATGTGCCGTAATGGGAACACTCAAAATCAAAATAACGGTTTTGGTAATGGTGACCAAGATGCTCCGGGTAACAGCTTAGAAAATAATAATGCTGAAAATGCCCAAGGTAATAATGGCAATACCAACCCTAACTCAACTTCGAGCGAAGCAGATAACTCAGCGGAAATAGCGGAGTTAGAGGAAAAAATAGAAGAGTGGACAACTAAGCATCAGAAATTTGTAAAAAATGGTAAGAAAAACAAAGCTAAAAATATTCTTAAAAAGATTGAAGCAGCACAAGCTGAGCTGGAGGCTTTGAACTGA
- a CDS encoding prepilin-type N-terminal cleavage/methylation domain-containing protein yields MKRIKKAFTLIEMMMVLGIIAILFGIGTAVFTVATGKSEIASAKSQIAQLTAAVEMYYDRWGQYPLANGADVNDEFNFGEWLSKIAADNTLDNNWTGKRAMFIKFNEQGYDVDNPDYDADGATATVVSDPWGTPYGYSYNTATNSFIIYSVGTFDQIDGDLKADWVSSEWQFSDDSNGPYGGKEAQEVGIISSHLK; encoded by the coding sequence ATGAAAAGAATAAAGAAAGCTTTTACTTTAATTGAGATGATGATGGTGCTCGGGATTATTGCCATTCTCTTTGGGATTGGCACAGCTGTATTTACAGTGGCAACGGGGAAATCGGAGATAGCTAGTGCAAAAAGTCAAATAGCCCAATTAACAGCGGCAGTAGAAATGTATTATGACCGTTGGGGTCAGTATCCATTGGCTAATGGAGCCGATGTTAATGATGAGTTTAATTTTGGTGAGTGGCTTTCAAAAATAGCGGCGGATAATACTTTAGACAACAACTGGACGGGTAAGCGAGCTATGTTTATTAAATTTAATGAACAAGGATATGATGTGGATAACCCTGATTATGACGCTGATGGGGCTACTGCTACTGTGGTGTCGGATCCATGGGGGACTCCTTACGGGTACTCATATAACACAGCAACTAATAGTTTTATAATTTATTCTGTTGGGACTTTTGATCAAATCGATGGTGACCTAAAAGCTGATTGGGTTTCTTCTGAATGGCAGTTTAGTGATGATTCTAATGGTCCATACGGGGGTAAAGAGGCACAAGAAGTTGGTATAATTTCCAGTCATTTAAAATAA
- the mqnE gene encoding aminofutalosine synthase MqnE, with amino-acid sequence MSKIQEIYGKVERQERISEVEAVCLYEDGDLATLQKFAHQIRSEKHQDKTFYNRNIHFEPTNKCVYACKFCSFARKPKATEEEGAWDYGTEELKEQLDKYPVGSLTEVHITGGVHPDRGVDFGEELVSFIKRERPEIHVKAFTAVEVTWMAKLSKLSVKETLTRLRNAGLDSLPGGGAEIFDSSIRRKIAGGKAPADRWLEVHGEAHRVGLSSNATMLYGHIEDYSHRVDHMSRLRQLQDETGGFNSFIPLRYRNENNSMSNLKEVSLDEDMRNFAVARIFLDNIPHLKAYWVMLGVEEAFKALDYGVDDMDGTVDDSTKIYSMAGSIENPALSRDYLCSRIAEHGFKAVERNSVYEEI; translated from the coding sequence GTGAGTAAGATTCAAGAGATTTATGGTAAAGTCGAAAGGCAGGAAAGAATAAGCGAAGTAGAGGCCGTGTGCCTTTATGAAGATGGTGATTTGGCGACTCTGCAAAAGTTCGCTCATCAAATACGCAGTGAAAAACACCAAGATAAAACTTTTTATAATCGTAATATTCACTTCGAGCCAACTAATAAATGTGTTTATGCCTGTAAGTTTTGTAGTTTTGCCCGTAAGCCAAAAGCAACAGAAGAGGAAGGCGCTTGGGATTATGGTACTGAAGAACTTAAAGAGCAGTTGGATAAGTACCCAGTAGGCAGCTTGACAGAAGTGCATATTACTGGTGGTGTCCATCCCGATCGCGGCGTCGACTTTGGTGAAGAATTAGTAAGTTTTATCAAGCGCGAACGTCCCGAAATTCATGTCAAAGCTTTCACTGCAGTAGAAGTTACTTGGATGGCAAAACTGAGTAAGTTGAGTGTAAAAGAAACTCTGACTCGACTAAGAAATGCTGGCCTAGACTCCTTGCCGGGTGGTGGTGCAGAGATCTTTGACTCATCGATACGTCGAAAAATTGCAGGTGGTAAGGCGCCAGCGGATAGATGGTTGGAAGTTCATGGGGAGGCACATCGAGTTGGCTTGTCATCGAATGCTACCATGCTTTATGGACATATAGAAGATTATTCACACCGAGTGGATCATATGTCTCGATTACGTCAATTGCAGGATGAAACGGGCGGTTTTAATTCTTTTATTCCCCTGCGTTATCGCAATGAAAATAATAGTATGAGTAACTTAAAAGAAGTTAGCTTAGATGAAGATATGCGAAACTTTGCTGTTGCGAGGATCTTTTTGGATAATATTCCCCATCTAAAAGCCTATTGGGTTATGCTTGGCGTGGAAGAAGCTTTTAAAGCTTTGGACTATGGCGTGGATGATATGGATGGCACTGTAGATGATAGTACAAAGATTTATTCCATGGCGGGATCCATTGAGAACCCTGCTTTAAGTCGAGATTATTTATGTTCAAGAATAGCTGAACACGGCTTTAAAGCGGTGGAAAGAAACTCAGTTTACGAAGAAATATAA
- the hflK gene encoding protease modulator HflK, with the protein MNSKEKFSKVHFVSLLAIVASLVLTSSLYALKLWYPIEIFSTFIYLGAFTLLVGGIAWQSNRLEAKLIEYGQQAKKASGDALFEEEEGTDLAFAKRSLMFFERYVVSVFCFAVGIGALVGIYYFWSRLATDPELALDKRSSNAAAMMMGLAAGYFIFASYAGGVSRDVGSSKLRALSGWFYCSAIMLFVLGVFEITSALELFDYRKQVNYAFVVIIAILAIEMVLGIVMESFRPRHSEEERAFLLESRMLTVMTSPGGLASNIVHVIEYQTGIHVSENSFNIVFKKVLLPILAVQAGWLYLMTTMVEIKPGYAGVRENFGKISRDAGGEVVQLQPGLNFKLPWPMGKISIYNVDKLSTFTVGQVKSATSALGEPPMEEDEYKISNEEKVNVWGRKSHGAHEEGYEDFNYLASDAASEKSNMNMLTIKVPVHYKVKDIYEYLYNYKEPQLVLQSLAEQELVSYIGQADYSAFMGNDRTQAADQLKKVLQEKADAIDLGVNVVFLEIEASHPPVDTVLSHDRVMGAVFESDAKIFKAQTKAKREVSAASSYKLQMIEEAKTEKVQRIAFARAQSERFTIQQRIYGKAPGIFKLVSYLDFIERDLNGVPKYIFNSPKAAKNIIINFENNKNIGLLKSLSVEED; encoded by the coding sequence ATGAACAGCAAAGAGAAATTTTCAAAAGTTCACTTTGTTTCACTGCTCGCGATTGTTGCTTCCTTGGTCCTAACTTCATCTTTGTACGCCCTGAAGTTATGGTACCCCATTGAAATTTTTTCCACTTTTATTTACTTGGGAGCCTTCACTCTTTTAGTTGGAGGAATTGCTTGGCAGAGTAATAGGCTAGAAGCGAAACTTATAGAATACGGTCAGCAGGCAAAAAAAGCTTCTGGTGATGCTTTATTTGAAGAGGAGGAAGGTACCGATTTAGCGTTTGCTAAAAGATCCTTGATGTTTTTTGAACGCTATGTGGTTTCAGTTTTTTGTTTTGCTGTGGGCATTGGCGCTCTCGTAGGGATTTATTATTTTTGGTCGCGACTCGCTACAGATCCTGAGCTTGCCCTTGATAAGAGAAGTTCAAATGCAGCGGCAATGATGATGGGGCTCGCTGCAGGCTATTTTATATTTGCTTCTTATGCGGGCGGTGTTTCGCGAGATGTGGGCAGTTCAAAATTACGGGCATTATCCGGGTGGTTTTATTGTTCAGCGATCATGCTCTTTGTCTTAGGCGTTTTTGAAATCACTTCCGCTTTAGAGCTTTTTGATTACAGAAAACAGGTTAATTACGCTTTTGTGGTTATTATTGCGATCTTAGCAATCGAGATGGTTTTAGGCATTGTGATGGAATCATTTCGCCCTCGTCACAGTGAAGAAGAAAGGGCTTTCTTATTAGAGAGTCGCATGCTAACTGTGATGACCAGCCCCGGTGGTTTAGCATCAAACATTGTGCATGTCATTGAATATCAAACAGGTATTCACGTTTCAGAAAATAGTTTTAATATCGTTTTTAAGAAAGTTTTACTGCCGATTTTAGCCGTGCAGGCTGGCTGGCTGTATTTGATGACGACTATGGTCGAAATTAAACCAGGTTATGCGGGAGTTAGAGAGAACTTTGGTAAAATTAGCCGAGATGCTGGTGGCGAGGTTGTGCAACTTCAGCCAGGACTCAATTTTAAATTGCCATGGCCAATGGGCAAGATCTCTATATATAATGTTGATAAGCTCAGTACTTTTACCGTTGGTCAAGTTAAATCAGCTACCTCTGCTTTGGGAGAGCCACCCATGGAAGAGGACGAGTATAAGATTTCTAATGAAGAGAAAGTTAACGTTTGGGGCCGTAAATCACATGGTGCTCATGAAGAAGGTTATGAAGACTTTAATTACCTAGCCTCTGATGCGGCATCTGAAAAATCAAATATGAACATGTTGACGATTAAGGTTCCCGTTCATTATAAAGTGAAGGATATATATGAGTATCTTTACAATTATAAAGAACCTCAGTTAGTTTTACAGTCATTGGCCGAGCAGGAATTAGTCTCTTACATAGGGCAAGCTGATTATAGCGCTTTCATGGGTAATGACCGTACTCAAGCAGCTGATCAACTCAAGAAAGTGCTCCAAGAAAAAGCCGACGCAATCGACTTAGGCGTAAATGTGGTTTTCTTAGAGATTGAAGCGTCGCATCCTCCTGTAGATACCGTTTTGAGTCACGATAGAGTGATGGGGGCTGTTTTTGAAAGTGATGCAAAAATATTTAAAGCACAAACAAAGGCTAAGAGAGAAGTGAGTGCTGCCAGTAGCTATAAACTACAAATGATTGAAGAAGCAAAAACTGAGAAAGTTCAGCGCATCGCTTTTGCACGAGCTCAATCTGAACGCTTTACGATTCAGCAGAGGATTTACGGTAAGGCACCAGGAATATTTAAGTTGGTTTCTTATTTAGACTTTATTGAGCGCGACCTTAATGGAGTGCCCAAATACATCTTTAATTCGCCAAAAGCAGCGAAAAACATCATCATCAATTTTGAAAATAATAAAAATATTGGCTTACTCAAAAGCCTTAGTGTAGAAGAGGATTAA